The following coding sequences are from one Bufo bufo chromosome 2, aBufBuf1.1, whole genome shotgun sequence window:
- the PRR14L gene encoding protein PRR14L: MVTRGYCGSVGLREGESSNSQVREDFLEISIAHDHTNQLNMRDGHNVSDPGRMNAKTAGMEVMGTGTVLQSEQSESVGNLANEPNGNEHPDLEISNSVNVIPEMSSTAATVTHTSSIEGSLGGLLPHECTALMSSSPQCTAYNTGDSVKCLEVEHLPHLQSISTQRTFQPVDFPKAPTSFHKASVCKEQGFSCINEVRSAICLLKPNTADDINGPQKNQPEDKDLDMSMESGKQETETTSSSEKQNDISIAYPSKTTSAKTESTTLQDSQSDTSNVGLQLYDKFVIENDSTSPGTLEDDLSFKPHLPPCLENVTSAKTLDTEECSSSSSMSDCNTPLSDGAPDCQKYTCANKLEDGSDLSSHSTLCPDALASVCGDPSYARSARSSSVDCVETSYIDCNPHNRDTEPDGETEEQFTSVAPETNLNSYFLPVKTEDNQCSIAQTDKLPLSDTTGKQGLCDNILVVVHDTPTSLKIAEDSDRLVDSEVSNFELNDSNTVFHKIPNSDQSMTPSLMQSNLLVEMKETVLTSNYLTVPCRTVGYRTDETPSYALVPYIDIWDSFSKCEINSLSSLRMPINVINKTCQSQEFKKDADELKGSVKEGTLLEEPADVSLEDVCMLNAFKNPVDGLSLYSGKYKDGPVVDAFSKMGTLLAQEVTCDVSLNSFTCHSINMFENRASSIPPTINQLDMCRFTSAALCDSSVALDVNNMPVFPQLGDNRRANVCFLKEKCAHHLSLSHQHLDGCSALSLPTSSPISKVALNESKNSPSEVLGSSRLHVTDPSVPILDGLGKSLALIQDTELSATLKETFKASDSVQILAADINGPAQSVRPAVLGENRSPLMLHVEKCLTRVEKPSPVKSVVSIKTKATRVKSQRNVLNAEIKIHEKLLMECQSLRERTGQSAGCQMKMRGTAENRKQYNLRPAPQSLNCSTSQEAKRPKIFHGKDVLPVNSGPLTCVDKFSQKSESHRLSQPRQACNRKEPPNYIRHSSLDTNISVKRQPHRKCKSFVTQETLPIDFKAQTCKSFPISKTHNTHDINVGYRSLPAKHVDLNLTSKLHYSKPTKGGALRPTHLLKSNQDQMLLTKLSRIANRLTTPSKSETFSNNLKVIPFRGVKIQARKLLNVFSCVRMRMNFQPGQIWQENVCLTSSRDRLVSQSMNLYPKAYFSGLGDAFSLNTCDNLTFPVSFHVNVDPSCLSDFVNFNPPDFILRSPQTTAQSSELSEWTLSLFLSSHVPADTENIHLLTQWNPEFRSLESSSESSHTRKAFRKSGCSMLGLHTVLALSSPGCYRLWTRRRNLGSRIPTVQKHFVTQFAHGLKGSQPQFLRAKDQFSSLAFSLGRVLSTWSQHGLSTYSSDCANTHPNCSVLLPSQSSNSISVCRSPNALVCVPQMPLNTISQLNTYSLPAQNFNLNLKPSICLQEYLGLPFLLSAQQKDDPRSLCVKKRNLNLPLDPSTQHKNNLERPLGLSSLKHNLKAIVNTSLLKDQNPTVCLDSHCDGHIQKDAAVDLPCPESPPKGQACPFEQRENMFLPSTQSQKEDLGNEKGSFERRPQRVSQIRIRKTIPKPDPNLTPMGLPKPKRVNKKEFSLEDIYTNKNYKSPPPARSLETIFEEPKEKNGVLISVSQQKRKRILEFRDCTVPRIKRPKGKVKVMASCKRGRKAAMEGVQLDALLIQKLMDLDSCLMEEEAMESDSAVSKMPS, encoded by the exons ATGGTCACACGTGGGTACTGCGGTTCTGTGGGACTGAGGGAG GGTGAATCTTCAAACTCGCAGGTCAGAGAAGACTTCCTTGAGATCAGCATCGCACATGACCATACCAATCAGCTCAATATGAGAG ATGGTCATAATGTGAGTGATCCTGGGAGGATGAATGCTAAAACTGCAGGTATGGAAGTCATGGGCACTGGGACAGTTTTACAGTCGGAGCAGAGTGAGAGCGTGGGTAATCTGGCGAATGAACCTAACGGAAATGAGCACCCAGACCTGGAGATATCTAACTCTGTCAATGTGATACCAGAAATGAGCAGTACAGCAGCTACAGTGACCCACACGTCATCAATAGAGGGGTCTCTTGGAGGATTGCTTCCCCATGAATGTACTGCATTAATGTCATCAAGTCCCCAATGCACAGCCTATAACACAGGAGATTCTGTAAAGTGCCTTGAGGTTGAACACTTGCCACATCTTCAGAGTATATCAACTCAGAGAACTTTTCAACCTGTTGATTTTCCAAAAGCCCCTACAAGTTTTCACAAAGCATCTGTTTGCAAAGAGCAGGGATTTTCCTGCATAAATGAAGTCAGGTCTGCAATTTGCCTTTTGAAACCAAATACAGCTGATGATATAAATGGACCACAAAAAAATCAGCCAGAGGATAAGGACTTAGACATGAGCATGGAGTCTGGTAAACAAGAAACTGAGACCACCTCATCCAGTGAAAAACAGAATGACATCTCTATCGCATATCCTTCCAAAACCACTTCTGCAAAGACTGAAAGCACAACACTCCAAGATAGTCAGTCTGACACCTCAAATGTTGGCTTGCAGTTATATGATAAATTTGTCATTGAAAATGATAGTACATCACCAGGGACCTTAGAAGATGATCTCTCTTTTAAACCACATCTTCCACCTTGCTTAGAAAATGTGACTAGTGCCAAAACACTTGACACTGAAGAATGTTCTTCTTCCTCTAGCATGAGTGATTGTAACACCCCTCTCAGTGATGGCGCTCCTGATTGTCAAAAATATACATGTGCCAATAAATTGGAAGATGGTTCAGATTTAAGTTCACACAGTACATTGTGTCCAGATGCACTGGCAAGCGTATGCGGGGACCCTTCATACGCAAGGTCTGCAAGAAGCTCTTCAGTAGATTGCGTTGAAACCTCTTACATTGACTGTAACCCTCATAACAGAGATACCGAGCCGGATGGGGAAACTGAAGAACAATTTACGTCTGTAGCCCC AGAGACCAATTTAAATTCTTATTTTCTGCCCGTGAAGACCGAAGACAATCAATGCAGCATTGCACAGACTGACAAGTTACCTCTGTCAGACACCACTGGGAAACAGGGGCTTTGTGACAATATACTAGTGGTAGTACATGACACACCCACGTCCCTTAAAATTGCTGAAGATTCTGACCGTTTAGTTGACTCAGAAGTATCAAATTTTGAATTAAATGATTCAAACACTGTTTTTCATAAGATCCCCAACTCTGACCAGTCTATGACTCCTTCTCTTATGCAATCAAATTTACTAGTAGAAATGAAAGAAACAGTCTTGACCTCGAATTACCTGACGGTGCCTTGTCGGACCGTAGGCTACCGTACTGACGAAACGCCATCATATGCTCTTGTACCTTATATAGATATTTGGGATTCTTTCTCCAAGTGTGAAATAAATTCACTGTCATCCTTGAGGATGCCCATAAATGTTATCAACAAAACATGTCAATCCCAAGAATTTAAGAAAGATGCAGATGAATTGAAAGGCAGTGTTAAAGAAGGCACCCTCTTGGAAGAACCAGCTGATGTTTCTTTGGAAGACGTCTGTATGCTTAACGCGTTCAAGAACCCAGTAGATGGTTTGAGCCTTTATAGCGGTAAATATAAAGATGGGCCAGTTGTAGATGCTTTTAGCAAAATGGGTACACTGTTAGCACAAGAAGTTACGTGCGATGTCTCATTAAATTCATTTACATGCCATAGTATTAATATGTTTGAAAACAGAGCATCCAGTATACCCCCCACCATCAACCAGTTAGACATGTGTCGTTTTACTTCTGCTGCTTTATGTGACTCTTCTGTAGCTTTAGATGTGAATAATATGCCTGTATTCCCTCAATTAGGTGATAATAGACGTGCAAATGTGTGCTTCCTAAAAGAAAAGTGTGCGCATCACTTGTCTTTGTCCCATCAGCATCTTGATGGCTGTTCTGCTTTATCATTACCCACTTCTTCACCGATCTCAAAGGTAGCCCTGAATGAGAGTAAGAACAGCCCGAGTGAAGTGTTAGGCAGCTCACGACTGCATGTTACTGATCCATCAGTGCCGATACTGGATGGTCTAGGTAAATCTCTTGCACTAATACAAGATACAGAACTCAGTGCCACTCTTAAAGAGACTTTTAAAGCTTCAGACTCTGTACAGATTTTGGCAGCAGATATAAATGGTCCTGCACAAAGTGTGCGACCGGCTGTTTTAGGAGAGAACAGAAGCCCACTTATGCTGCATGTGGAGAAATGTTTGACACGTGTGGAAAAGCCCTCTCCGGTGAAATCCGTTGTTTCCATTAAAACTAAAGCCACACGAGTCAAGTCCCAGAGAAATGTGTTAAATGCAGAAATTAAAATTCATGAAAAGTTATTGATGGAATGCCAGTCATTAAGAGAGAGAACTGGACAATCTGCGGGTTGCCAGATGAAGATGAGAGGTACGGCTGAAAACAGGAAGCAGTATAATTTGAGACCTGCACCTCAAAGCCTTAATTGTTCTACATCACAGGAAGCAAAAAGACCAAAGATTTTTCATGGAAAGGATGTTCTACCTGTCAATTCTGGCCCGTTGACCTGTGTAGACAAGTTTTCTCAGAAGTCAGAAAGCCACCGTCTCTCTCAGCCTAGACAAGCTTGTAACAGAAAGGAACCTCCAAATTACATCAGACACAGCTCTTTGGACACCAACATCTCTGTGAAGAGGCAGCCACACAGAAAATGTAAGAGCTTCGTCACCCAAGAAACCTTACCGATAGACTTCAAGGCTCAGACCTGCAAGAGTTTCCCAATTTCAAAAACACACAATACCCATGATATTAATGTTGGCTATAGATCCTTGCCAGCAAAACATGTAGATTTAAATCTGACTTCTAAGCTTCATTATTCCAAACCGACCAAGGGAGGTGCTTTGAGGCCTACACATTTACTGAAATCCAACCAAGATCAGATGTTGCTAACCAAATTATCAAGAATTGCTAATAGACTGACTACTCCATCCAAATCGGAAACATTCTCCAACAACTTGAAAGTTATTCCTTTTCGTGGCGTGAAGATTCAGGCAAGAAAACTGCTGAATGTCTTTTCATGTGTCCGTATGAGAATGAACTTCCAGCCAGGGCAAATTTGGCAAGAAAATGTGTGCCTTACATCAAGTAGAGACCGCCTTGTTTCTCAGTCTATGAATCTTTACCCAAAAGCTTACTTTAGTGGTCTAGGTGATGCTTTTTCTTTAAACACTTGTGATAATTTAACATTCCCTGTCTCTTTTCATGTAAACGTAGATCCTAGCTGTTTGTCAGACTTTGTAAACTTCAACCCCCCAGACTTTATTTTAAGAAGTCCTCAGACTACTGCTCAGTCATCAGAACTTTCTGAATGGACACTGTCCCTTTTCCTTTCGTCCCACGTGCCAGCAGACACTGAAAATATTCACCTCCTCACACAGTGGAACCCAGAGTTTAGGTCTTTAGAATCGAGTTCAGAGTCCAGCCATACAAGAAAAGCTTTCAGAAAGTCTGGATGCTCGATGCTTGGCCTTCACACCGTACTTGCACTTTCAtctcctggatgttacaggttgtGGACTAGGAGAAGGAATCTGGGAAGTCGAATTCCCACCGTCCAAAAACATTTTGTAACACAGTTTGCACATGGACTTAAGGGATCACAGCCACAGTTTTTAAGAGCAAAAGACCAGTTTTCCTCATTAGCATTTTCACTAGGTCGTGTTCTCTCTACTTGGAGTCAACATGGCTTGTCTACCTACTCTTCTGACTGTGCCAACACACATCCAAACTGCAGTGTATTGCTGCCAAGCCagagcagcaacagcatcag TGTATGTAGAAGTCCAAATGCATTGGTTTGTGTTCCTCAGATGCCCCTGAACACTATTTCTCAATTGAATACATACAG ttTACCTGCTCAGAACTTCAATTTAAATCTGAAACCGAGCATATGTCTTCAAGAATATCTGGGACTTCCATTTCTTTTGTCCGCTCAACAGAAGGATGATCCGAGATCCCTCTG TGTGAAAAAGAGAAACTTAAATCTGCCACTTGACCCCTCTACTCAGCACAAAAATAATCTAGAACGTCCACTTGGTTTGTCTTCTCTGAAACATAATTTGAAGGCTATAGTAAACACCTCTTTACTAAAAGATCAGAACCCTACAGTTTGCTTAGACTCTCATTGTGATGGACACATTCAGAAAGATGCTGCTGTGGATCTTCCTTGCCCTGAGTCACCACCTAAGGGCCAGGCATGTCCTTTTGAGCAGAGAGAGAATATGTTCCTTCCCAGCACACAAAGTCAGAAAGAGGACCTGGGAAATGAG aagGGATCCTTTGAAAGGAGGCCTCAACGAGTCTCTCAAATTCGAAtcagaaaaactattcccaaaccaGATCCAAATCTGACGCCAATGGGTCTCCCAAAACCAAAAAG